The region TGACGGGTCGCACGACCGTAGCCGCCCATCGGCACAGACGCTTGCCCTCGCGCGCAAGGAAGTTGCCGTGGGACGCACGGACTGTATGCACTAGGCTGACGTGGAGTAACTACCGCTCGCTGCACTGGAGTTGAGGGTGTCGTTGCCCGCGGAGAGCTACATCGTGGAAACACGGACGACCGCGGAGGTGGATCCGCGCGAGCGGGCCGACTTCTGGAGCGAGCACGTCGGGTCCTGCCAGTCCACCATGGGCTACCGGTACCCCCGCACCGACGACTTCCGTGGCGCGACGGTCCGCCAGCGCACCGAGCGCTATCAGCTCGTCAAGTTCTGGTCGGACGAGGTCGCGTACAGCAGGACCGCCCGCCAGGTCCGCCAGGACCCCGACGAGGACTACCGATTACTGCTGCCGCTCAGCGGGGAGATCGTGCTGCGGCAGGACGGCCGGGAGGCCCGGCTCACACCGGGCACCGGCACCCTCGTCAGCTTCGGGGCGCCCTTCGAGTGCCTCCAGGACGCCTCGACGCACGCGTTCGTCCTCACCATCCCCGCGCGCGAGATGGACGGCCCGCTGAACCGTAAGTCGCCACTGGCCACCGGGCTCGATCTGAGCAGGGGGCTCGGCCGGGTGGTGAGCTCCATGATCGGCGACCTGCACGCGGAGCGGGACCACCTCACCGACCCGCACTTCAACGCCGTCTCCGACCGCGTCGTCGAGCTGCTGTGCATGCTCACCCTCGGCGACGACCGCCCCGACGGGACGGGCCAACTCGGCGACGTGGAGACGATGGTCCGCCGCTACGTCCGTGAACACGCCGCCGACCCGGGTCTCACCGGTACGTCCATGGCGCACGCGCTCGGCTGGTCCCTGCGTCAGATCCAGCTGGCCCTGCAGCGTGCCGGCACCACTCCGCGCGACCTCATCCGCGAGGAGCGGCTGCGGCTGGTTCGTGAGCGCCTCCAGTGTGCCGACTGCGAGCACCTGACCATCACCGATCTGGCCTTCGCCTCGGGGTTCTCCTCGGCGAGCGGGCTGAGTACGGCGTTTCGGCAGCGGTACGGGGTGAGTCCGCGGGAGATGCGGTCCGGGGGACGGCGGCCGTAGCGCCGTAGTCCAGATCCCTTCTGCAGGGGTCCACCACTCGGTGGACCCGAAGTTCAACCTGTCGAGGCTGTCGGCACGAACCCCCCGGCGACCAGCATGAATGGCATGAAGAATCTCCCCGTTCGCATGGCTCGTTGGAGCGCCGGACATCCCTGGCGCGCGATTGTCTCCTGGCTGCTGTTCGTGGTCCTCTGCTTAGGCGTGGGCATCACGGTCGGCGGCAACCCGGCCACCACGGAGGACTTCCGTATCGGTGAGGCGGGGCGGGCGGAAGCGCTGGCCGCCGAGGGCGGGCTGCAGCAGCGCCCCGTCGAACGCGTTCTGATCACCGCGAAGCCCGGGTCCGGCCGCCTGGACCCGACCGCCGCCGACGCCGCCGCGAAGGACGTGGCCGACCGGATGCGCGGGCTTGCCGAGGTCCGCTCGGTGGCCGACCCCGTGCACGCGGCGAGCGGCACCGCCGTCCGCGTCGACATCACCATGAACGGCCCCGAGCTGGACGGGAAGAAGCACGCCTCTGGGTGCACCGCTTCATCAGTCGGAGCAACGCCCGCACCGAGCAACTGACCTCCGAACTGCACAGCGCGCAGGAGCAGTTGGCGCAGGCCTACCAGCGGCAGGGAGCGGCGGCCGAACGCGAGCGCATCGCCCGCGAGATCCACGACACCCTCGCCCAGGGGTTCGCCTCCATCATTGTCCTCGCGGAGGCCGCCCGCTCCGCGAACGGCGCCGACGCCGACAAGTGCGACCAGCAGCTGCTGTCGATCGTCCGAACAGCGCGCGAGAACTTCGCCGAGGCGCGCGTGCTGGTCGGCTCCGCCCCGCAGAGCGGAGTCGCCCCGGGCTCGGTGGCCACCACCCTGCGCCGGACCCTGGACCGCTTCGTCCAGGACACCGGGCTCACCGTCACCGCGGAACTGGCCGACGTCGACTGCGACCAGACGACCCGCATCGCACTGTTGCGCTGTACCCAGGAGTCTCTCGCCAATGTGCGCAAGCACGCGGCCGCCACCACGGTGGGCGTCGTCCTGGCCCGGCATCCGCACGGCATCGAACTGGAGATCACCGACGACGGCCGCGGTTTCGTGCCGGACGAGGCCCAGGGCTACGGCCTCGTCGGCATGCGCAAGCGGCTGGCCGAACTCGACGGCGACTTCACTGTCACCAGCTCTCTCGGAGACGGAACCCGCGTCCTCGCCACGATCCCCACGAGCAGTCAGGACTGACATGGCCCGACCGACCGACCAGGCTCCGGCCGCCGTGACGGCTGTGACGGGAACCGGCCAGGCACCGGCCGACCAGCCGGGTGCGCCGCGGGCAACGGACAGGATTCGTGTGATCGTGGTGGACGACCACACCGTGATGCGGGCGGGAGTCGTCGCCCTCCTGTCGTCCGAGCCCGGTATCACCATCGTCGGAGAGGCGGGCAACGGCAGGGAGGCCGTCGAACTCGTCCGGACACTCGCGCCCGACCTGGCCCTCATCGACCTGCGTATGCCCGTCCTCGACGGCGTCGCCGCCACCGCGGAGATCGTCGCCGGCAGGACGTCGACCCGGGTGCTGATCCTCACCACCTACGACACGGATGTGGAGATCGAGCGCGCCGTCGAGGCCGGAGCCGTCGGCTACCTCCTCAAGGACACCACGCGCGAGCAACTGGTCGACGCCATCAGGTCCGCGGCCCGCGGTGAGACGGTTCTCGCCCCGAAGGTGGCCGAACGCCTCGTCGCCCGTATGCGCCGCCCGGCCCCCGTGGCGCTGACCGGCCGAGAACTGGACGTCCTGAACGCGGTGGCCGACGGTCTCTCCAACGCCGACATCGGCAAACGCCTGGTGATCGGCGAGGCGACGGTGAAGACCCACCTCCTGCGCGTCTTCGCCAAGCTGGACGTCAGCGACCGTACCCACGCGGTGGTCGTGGCCCTGGAACGCGGACTGCTCGTACGCCCGGGCCGGGAGACGCCCTGAGGGCGGCCCTTCCCCGACCGGATTCCGGCCCACTCCCGGGTTGATGTGGCTGCCGGATCACTCCATCCTTGTACATATGGTGAAAATCCCGGGCGACGTGGGGCGGGTCACCACGGCCGGTGACGCCATGGTGGTGGTCGACGCGCACGGAGTCGTGACCGGCTGGAGCGAGGGCGCGCAGCTGCTGACCGGGTACGCCGCGGCGGAGGTCACCGGCCGACCGGTGTCGGACCTGCTGGACGGGGACCCGGACAAGGCCTGGCGGGCGCTGCGGGCGAACGGCGGCCACGGTGTGGTGGCCGTACGGCGCGAGGACGGTCGGCGGAGCGAGCTGGCCCTGCGGGCGTACCCGCTCCAGGGCGAGGAGGGGAAGCCGGCCGGATACGTGATCACCGCGGCGCCGGACGGGCGAGGTCGTGACCTGGGAGAGCTCGCCTTCAAGCAGGCGTCGGTGTCCATGTCGGTCTTCGACACCGAACAGCGCTATCTGCGGATGAACGACACCGCCTGCCGGATCATGGGCGTCCAGGAGGCCGAGGTCCTGCACCGCTACTTCCCGGACACCGTCGAGAACGCGGAGCACAGCCGCGGCTTCTTCAACCATCTGCGCCAGGTGGTCGAGACCGGCCGCCCCGTCCACTACGAGAGCTGGACCCGGGCCCCCTCCGGACTGCGTATGCACGCCTGGAACATCGAGATGTGGCCGCTGCGGGCCCCCTCCGGACAGTTGCTCGGCGTCTCGCTGGCCGGTTACGACAGCACCGAGCAGTACCGGGCCCGGCAGCGGCTCGCCCTGCTGAGCAAGTCCGCCGCCGCCATCGGTACGACGCTGGACGTGATCCACACCGCCCGTGAGCTGGCCCAGCTGGTGGTGCCCGAGCTGGCCGACTTCGTGAGCGTGGACCTGCTGGACTCGGTGGTCGAGGGTGAGGAGCCCACCGGCGGCCCGGTGGACGCCTATGTGGAGCTGCGCCGGGTCGCGCACCACTCCCGTACCGCCGGGGTGCAGGAAGCGGCGATCGACCTGGGCGCGGCGGACGTCTACCCGTCCTCCTCCCCACCGGTCCGCGCCCTGGTCACCGGACACGCGGTGCTCACCAGGACCGGCGACCCGGACGTCGACGGGTGGCTCAGCCGGCACGGCGCCCAGGCCGCCAAGCCGTACCAGGCGGACCGCCGGGACTTCTCACTGATGGCGGTACCGCTGGTGGCGCGCGGTACGACGCTGGGGGTGGCGGTCTTCGTGAGGCTGCTCACCGCCGAGAGTCCGGACCCCTTCGACCAGGACGACGTGTCGCTGGCGCAGGAGCTGGCCAGCCGCACGGCCGTCTGCGTGGACAACGCCCGCCGGTACGCCAAGGAGCGCACGACGGCCCTGGCCCTTCAGCGCAGTCTGCTGCCCCAGGCGATGGCGGGACAGGCGGCGGTCGAGTTCGCCTCCCGCTACCTTCCGGCGCTGTCGCGGGCGGGCGTCGGCGGCGACTGGTTCGATGTGATCCCGCTGTCCGGGACCCGGGTGGCGCTCGTCGTCGGCGATGTCGTCGGGCACGGCATCCACGCCTCCGTCACGATGGGCCGGCTCCGTACGGCGGTATGGACGCTGGCCGACGTCGACCTGCCCCCGGACGAGCTGCTCACCCACCTCGACGACCTGGTCGGGCATCTGGCGGCCGACGAGAGCCCGACGGGCGCGGAGATCGGCGCCACCTGTCTGTACGCGGTGTACGACCCGGTCTCCGGGCACTGCGCGGTCGCCACGGCCGGGCACCCGCCGCCCGCCGTGCTGTTCCCGGACGGCACCGTGAAGATCGTCGAGGTGAGCGCGGGACCGATGCTCGGGGTGGGCGGGCTCCCCTTCGAGGCCACCGAGCTGCACCTGCCGGAAGGCTCCGTCCTCGCCCTCTACACCGACGGTCTCTTCGAGGCCCGCCACCTCGACGCGGACGCGGGTACGGCTGTGCTGTGCAGCGCGCTGACGGTCCCCGCCGCGAATCTGGACGACGCCTGCGACAACGTGCTCCAGGTGCTGCTGCCGCATCATCCCAAGGACGACGTGGCCCTGCTGCTGGCCCGCACCCGCACCCTGGACAGCGACGAGGTGGCGGTGTGGGACCTGCCCGCCGATCCGGCGGAGGTCGCCACCGCCCGGCAGTACGCGACCGAGCAGCTGACCCGCTGGGGGCTCGACGAGGTCGCGTTCGTCACCGAACTCGTCGTCAGCGAACTGGTCACCAACGCCATCCGCTACGGCGGCGCCCCCATCCAGCTCCGGCTCATCCGCGACCGCACCCTCATCTGCGAGGTCTCCGACGCCAGCAGCACCTCTCCCCATCTGCGCCGGGCCCGCACCTTCGACGAGGGCGGCCGCGGGCTGCTCCTCGTCGCCCAGCTCACCGACCGCTGGGGCACCCGCACCACCGGCACCGGAAAGACGATCTGGGCCGAACAGGCACTGCCGTTCGAGTGATCGCGCCCTGGGGCGCTACTGGAAGTCGCAGCCGGGGTTGGGCGCGTCCTCCGAGAACGGCGATCCGTGGGGCAGGACGTACAGCACGTCCAGGACGACGGGGACCGAGCCCTCGTTGCGGCCGATGTGCACATGGCCGGGACCCGGGGGCTCGGTGATCGTGCGGCCGGCCGGGTAGGTGCCGTCCTGCGCGCAGGTGGCGTCGAAGTGGCTCAGGGTGCCCTTCTTCACGAGGCCGTACAGGGGACCGTCGTGGTAGTGCCAGCCGGTGCTCTGGCCGGGCGGGATGGTGATCTCCCGAAGCGTGTAGTCCGTGTTCCCCACGGTGGTCCGATAGAGCACCGTCGCGGTGACACCGGGGCCGGCGGGAGTCGCGTACGCGGTCCCGGCGACCAGCGACATCGCGGACAGGCCGACGACCGCGGCGCCCGTCGCTCCCGTACGCAACACGGCACGGACAGCGGAAACCTCACGCGTCATCTCGTCCTCCCCCGTATGAACGCAACAGCCCGCCAACGGCAGGCCCGCGCACCATCATTGAACATCCACGCCCCATGCGGAAGGTGCGATACCACCCAACTCGCGCATCACGCTTCCAACTAGTGACGATGCGGCGACGACACCCCCGCGCCGGCCATCTCCGGCATATGCCCGCTCACTTGACGGCCGAGCGTGACACACGATTGGCTCCGGCCCAACGAAAGTACGACAGTCGGTACACAACATCCCGACATCGCACCGATCTCACCCTCCCCGCCCCGCCGCTGGGCCGCACAGCGAGGTGCCGCACCCATGAACATGTCCCCCACACCTCACCACTCCCCCGGAACCCCGCCCCGCGCCGCCCGCCCCGCCCTCATCGCCGTCATCGCCGCGGCCTGTCTGCTCGCCGCCGGCTGCTCCGGCTCCGGGGGATCGAACGACGCCTCGGCAGGGAAGGCGGGCACCGGCCGGATCAAGGTCGCCCTGATCACCCACGGCGCCCGCGGAGACGCGTTCTGGGAGCTGGTGCGCAAGGGCGCACAGGCGGCGGCGACCAAGGACAACATCGACCTGACGTACGCGAGCAACTCCGAGGCCGCCGCCCAGGCGAGCCTGGTGCGGGACGCGATCCGCGACCGGGTGGACGGCATCGCGCTGACGCTGGCCAAGCCGGAGGCGATGCAGAGCGCGGTCAGTGCGGCCAAGGCGGCGGGGATACCCGTGGTCGGTCTCAACTCCGGGATCGACGCCTGGAAGTCCGAGGGCCTGCTGGAGTACTTCGGCCAGGACGAGAGCGTCGCGGGCCGGGCCACCGGCGACAAACTGGACGAGCTCAAGGCCAAGCACGCCCTCTGTGTCATCCACGAACAGGGCAACATCGCCCTGGAGGCCCGCTGCGCCGGGGTGAAGAAGACCTTCGGCGGTGAGACCGACATGCTCTACGTGAACGGCACCGACATGGACGCGGTGGGCACCGCCGTCACGGCCAGACTGCGCCAGGACCCGAGCGTCGACGAAGTCGTCATGCTGGGCGCGCAGTTCGCGCTCGCCGCGGTGAAGTCGGTGAAGGCGGCGGGCAGCAAGGCCCAGGTCGCCACCTTCGACCTCAACAGCAGTCTGGTGAAGTCCGTGCAGAGCGGGGACGTGCAGTTCGCGGTCGATCAACAGCCCTATCTCCAGGGCTATCTGGCCGTGGACTCGCTCTGGCTCTACCACTCCAACGGCAACTTCAGCGGCGGCGGAAGCGCTCCCGTGCTCACCGGACCCGCGTTCGTCACCAAGGAGAACGTCTCCTCGGTCGCGAAGTTCGCGGGGAACGGAACCCGCTGAACCGCTGCCACCCTCACAGGCGTCACCAAGGATTTCCGTCCCTCACGGTGCGTACGGTCACTTGTACGGATAGCATCCTGCGCACCCTCTCATCGCTGATCGCTCTAGGACGACGATGTCTCCACGGACCGGTGCCGGGCGCCGTCTCGGCTCCATACGTCTCTCCCTGATCCTGCTGGCGCTGGTCCCCAGCGTCACCCTCGCCGCCATGTGGGGTGTGACGACGACGCAGATCTTCTCGGAGGGGCTGCGACTGCGCGAACAGACGGGGCTGAGCCGGTCGACGGGTGCCATGGGCACCGAGGCGACGCTCGCGCTGCAACAGGAGCGCAGCCTGTCGGCCGCCTGGATGGCCTCGCCGCACGGTTCCCGGGCCGCCCTGGACCGGCAGCGCAGGCGCACGGACGTCGCGGTCGCGAAACTGGTCCGCCGGTCCGAGGACTTCAAGAACGCGCCCGCCCGGATCGGCGACCGGATGTACTCGGTCATCGCCTCGGTGGGAAGCCTGGAGTACTACCGGGGACAGGTGGACCACCCCACCGACATCACCGCCCAGCAGGCCCTGGACCAGTACACCTCGATCATCGGCGACCAGATCCACGCCTTCCAGGAACTCTCCCAGGTCGACGACGGCGACCTCACCTCACAAGCAGGGCCGCTGATAACGCTGGGGAACGCGGCGGAGCTGGTCGCCCAGGAGGACGCCCAGCTCGCGCTGGCCTGGCCCTCGGGAAAGCTCGACCAGCAGTCGTGGCAGCAGTTCGCCCAGCGGGTCGACGTGCGCCGCTGGGTCTTCCAAGGCCAGGTCCTCAACTCGCTGCACGGCACCGTGAAGGACCAGGTCGAACGGGTCCTCCAGAGCCAGGACTGGAAGACCCTGGAGACCGTCGAGGACCAGATCATCGCGGCCCGGACGGCGCACGGCCAGGTGGCGAAGACGGTCGAACTGCCTGACGCGCACGCCCGCTGGAAGACCGCGCTCGGCAGGATCTCCGACCAGTACACGAACCTGATCCAGCAGCAGACCACGCAACTGCTCGACCACAGCGCCGACAAGGCGCACAGCCTGCTGATCAAGGCGGCCGCGCTGAGCGCCGGCGGACTCGTCGCCCTGCTGGTGTGCGTCGTGATGTCCTGGCGCATCACCCGCTCCCTCTCCCGGCGGCTGCGCGGTCTCAGAATGGCCACGCTCAGCCTCGCCGAGGAACGGCTGCCCGACGTGGTCGCCCGGCTGAACCGGGGCGAGAAGGTCGACGTGGAGTCCGCCACCCCGCCCCTGGACTACGGCGAGGACGAACTCGGCCAGGTGGCCAAGGCGTTCAACACCGCGCAGCGCACGGCCGTGCACACCGCGGTGGAACTCGCCGACACCAGACGCGGCTTCCAGAAGGTGATCCTGGGCATCGCCCGGCAGAGCCAGAACCTGGTCAACCTTCAGCTCAGCAAGCTCGACGCACTGGAACGCGAGCACCAGGACCCGGGGATCCTCAAGGGCCTGTACGAACTCGACTCCACCGCCAGCCAACTCCGCCGCTACGAGGAGAACCTCGTCATCATCAGCGGCGAGCAGCCCCGGCGCAGCTGGACCGAACCGGTCGCGCTGATCGACATCCTGCGCAGCGCCGTCGGTGAGGTCGCCCAGTACCAGCGGGTGGAGGTGCACACCGACGACGAGGTGTACCTGAGCCCGCCCGCGGTGGCCGACGTCATCCATCTGCTGGCCGAACTCATCGACAACGCGACCTCCTACTCCCCCGCGCCCAGCCCGGTGGGGGTGCGGGCCGCGATGGTGGCCAAGGGCCTGGCCGTCGAGATCGAGGACCGGGGGCTGGGCCTGTCCGAGGAGGACTACGCCGCGTTCAACGCCCAGTTGGCGGTGGCCCCGCAGTTCGACGTGGTGGCACTCGCCGACGACCTGCGGCTCGGCATGTTCGTGATCGCGCGGCTCGCCACCCGGCACGGCATCGCCGTCACCCTGCGCTCCTCGCCGTACGGCGGGACCACCGCGATCGTGCTGATCCCGCACGACATCGTGGTCCGTGAGACCCCCGACTCCCCCGCCACGGACGCAGACACCGCGATACCGGCGGCGGTCGTGGCGGCGAAGGGCTCCGACGACGCCACGGTCCCGGAGCGCCGGCCCCATGAACGTACGGAGGAGGCACACCCCGCCGCCCGGGCCCACACGGCCGACTCCGCCGCGCCCCGCTCCGCCCCCGCTCCGGGCACCGCCCGCCGCGACGGACTCACCCCGCTGCCGCGCCGGGTGCCGCAGACCAGCCTGGCCACGGAGCTGCGGGAGGAGGCGGCGCCCTCCGAGGCCGACGACAAGGACGCCGCCGACCTCGCCTACTTCACCGCGGAACGCGCCGCCTCCTCACTCGCGGGCTTCCAGCGCGGAACGCTCCGGGCCCGCGACGACGAGGAGATGCCGTACGACCACGGGGGCCAGGAACCGTCGTACGACCACGGGGACCAGGAACCGTCGTACGACCACGGGGAGGACCCGGCCCCCACCCAGCCCGCAGACCGCTCGTGGACTCCGCCCGCCGACCGCTCGTGAAGGACAGAGAAATGACACGCCCCAGCACCGCCACACACAGCCAGCTCGACCAGCTGCTCACCGGACTGGTGGAACGGGTCGCCGATGTGAACCACGCCGTCGTGCTCTCCGAGGACGGACTGGTCGTCAGCAAGTCCACGGCGTTCGTCCGCGACGACGCCGAACGGCTGGCGGCGACCGCGTCCGGCCTGATGAGCCTCAGCAAGGGCGTCAGCATGGACTTCCGCGGCGGCCCGGTGCGCCAGGCGCTGATCGAGATGCGCGACAGCTATCTGATCCTCACCGCCGCGGGCCCCGGTGCCCATCTCGCCGTGCTCACCAACCAGGGCGCGGACGTCGGCGTGGTGGCGTACCAGATGAACATGCTGGTGAAGAAGATCGGCGAGCACCTCAGGGCAGCACCTCGTGCGGGCGTCGCCGCCGCGGCCGACAACGGCGAGTGAGGTGAGCGAAGGCGACGCGGCCGGCCGGCTGGTACGGCCGTTCACGCTGACCGGAGGACGCACCCGGCCCAGCCGCGCCGACTTCACCCTCATCACGTCGGTGACCGCGGTGGATCCGCCGCCCGAGGGCGCCACCCGGCCGCAGCCCGAGCACGCCCGGATCCTGCGGCTGTGCGCGAAGACGATCGTGGTGGCGGAACTCGCCGCCGAACTCGACCTGCCGGTGAGCGTGGTCGTGATCCTGCTCTGCGATCTGCTGGAGGCGGGCCGGATCACCGTCCAGGCTCCGCGTCTCGTCTCCCGTACCCCGGACCTGGACCTGCTGCAGAAAGTGAGGGACGGCCTTGGCCGGCTCTGACCCCGCCGCGCACGGGACTTCGGCACCCGACGCACCCTCCGCTCCCGACGCGGTCAAGATCCTGATCGCCGGAGGGTTCGGCGTCGGCAAGACGACCATGGTCGGGGCGGTCAGCGAGATCGTCCCGCTGCGCACCGAGGAACCCCTCACCTCCGCCGGTCTGAACGTCGACGACCTCGACGGCATCGAGGAGAAGCGGGCCACCACCGTGGCCCTGGACTTCGGGCGGATCACCCTCAGCCCCGAACTGGTCCTGTACCTCTTCGGCACCCCGGGCCAGCAGCGGTTCTGGTTCATGTGGAACGACCTCGCCATCGGCGCCCTGGGCGCCGTGGTCCTCATCGACGTCCGCAGGCCGGAGTCCAGCTTCGCCGCCATCGACTTCTTCGAGCGGCGCGGCATCCCCTTCGTCGTCGGCGTCAACGGCTTCCACGGACAGCACCCGTACACCCCAGAGGAGATCCGCGACGCCCTGGCCCTGCCGGAACGGACCCCCGTGCTGCTCTGCGACGCCCGGGAGCGCGGGTCGTGCCGGGACGTACTGATCACTCTGATCGACGAGTTGATCGCTTCGTCCAGCCGCAACTGACGTACGGAAAGGCGCTGTTCGCCGGTCTTGCTGTGACCCGCCAGGGCCCGGCTGTGCGGAAGCTGTGAGTTCCCTGATTCTCATCCTTCCCTCAGCGCGGGCTCAGCGACGGCCCAGATCCGGCCCGGATCGTCGGGGCCATGAACGAAACGAACGCGGGAGGCGTCCGGCAGCGGTCGGTCGAGATCGTGGTGCCGGTCCACAACGAGGCCCATGCCCTCGGCGAGGGCATCGGCCGCCTCCACGCCTACCTCGAAGCCTCTTTCCCGTTCCCGTTCCGGATCACCGTCGCGGACAACGCGAGCACGGACGCCACCTGGCAGGCGGCGACCGAGCTGACGGCCCGTCTTCCGCACGTCAACGCCGTCCACCTGGAGGCCAAGGGCCGGGGCCGCGCGCTGAAGTACGTGTGGAGCCGGTCCGAGGCGGATGTGGTCGCGTACATGGACGTAGACCTGTCGACCGGACTCGACGGCTTCCTCCCGCTGGTCGCGCCCCTGCTGTCCGGTCACAGTGACCTGGCCTCGGCAGCCGGCTGCACCCCCAGGCGGCGGTGGTGCGCGGACCGAAGCGCGAGTTCGTCTCCCGCTCCTACAACCTCCTGCTGAAGCTGGGGCTCGCGGCCCGCTTCTCGGACGCGCAGTGCGGCTTCAAGGCGGTGCGCACCGAGGTCTTCAGAGCGCTCGCCCCGCACATCGAGGACAACACCTGGTTCTTCGACACCGAGTTGCTGGTGCTGGCCGAGCGCAACCGGCTGCGTATCCACGAGGTGCCGGTGGACTGGGTCGACGACCTCGACAGCCGGGTCGACATCGTCGCCACCGCCGTTGACGACCTCAAGGGCATGGGCCGGATGCAACGCCGGATCCTGACCGGCCGCACCCGCGTCGCGCTACCGCCCCGGGCCGGTA is a window of Streptomyces mirabilis DNA encoding:
- a CDS encoding cupin domain-containing protein gives rise to the protein MTREVSAVRAVLRTGATGAAVVGLSAMSLVAGTAYATPAGPGVTATVLYRTTVGNTDYTLREITIPPGQSTGWHYHDGPLYGLVKKGTLSHFDATCAQDGTYPAGRTITEPPGPGHVHIGRNEGSVPVVLDVLYVLPHGSPFSEDAPNPGCDFQ
- a CDS encoding nitrate- and nitrite sensing domain-containing protein gives rise to the protein MSPRTGAGRRLGSIRLSLILLALVPSVTLAAMWGVTTTQIFSEGLRLREQTGLSRSTGAMGTEATLALQQERSLSAAWMASPHGSRAALDRQRRRTDVAVAKLVRRSEDFKNAPARIGDRMYSVIASVGSLEYYRGQVDHPTDITAQQALDQYTSIIGDQIHAFQELSQVDDGDLTSQAGPLITLGNAAELVAQEDAQLALAWPSGKLDQQSWQQFAQRVDVRRWVFQGQVLNSLHGTVKDQVERVLQSQDWKTLETVEDQIIAARTAHGQVAKTVELPDAHARWKTALGRISDQYTNLIQQQTTQLLDHSADKAHSLLIKAAALSAGGLVALLVCVVMSWRITRSLSRRLRGLRMATLSLAEERLPDVVARLNRGEKVDVESATPPLDYGEDELGQVAKAFNTAQRTAVHTAVELADTRRGFQKVILGIARQSQNLVNLQLSKLDALEREHQDPGILKGLYELDSTASQLRRYEENLVIISGEQPRRSWTEPVALIDILRSAVGEVAQYQRVEVHTDDEVYLSPPAVADVIHLLAELIDNATSYSPAPSPVGVRAAMVAKGLAVEIEDRGLGLSEEDYAAFNAQLAVAPQFDVVALADDLRLGMFVIARLATRHGIAVTLRSSPYGGTTAIVLIPHDIVVRETPDSPATDADTAIPAAVVAAKGSDDATVPERRPHERTEEAHPAARAHTADSAAPRSAPAPGTARRDGLTPLPRRVPQTSLATELREEAAPSEADDKDAADLAYFTAERAASSLAGFQRGTLRARDDEEMPYDHGGQEPSYDHGDQEPSYDHGEDPAPTQPADRSWTPPADRS
- a CDS encoding substrate-binding domain-containing protein; protein product: MNMSPTPHHSPGTPPRAARPALIAVIAAACLLAAGCSGSGGSNDASAGKAGTGRIKVALITHGARGDAFWELVRKGAQAAATKDNIDLTYASNSEAAAQASLVRDAIRDRVDGIALTLAKPEAMQSAVSAAKAAGIPVVGLNSGIDAWKSEGLLEYFGQDESVAGRATGDKLDELKAKHALCVIHEQGNIALEARCAGVKKTFGGETDMLYVNGTDMDAVGTAVTARLRQDPSVDEVVMLGAQFALAAVKSVKAAGSKAQVATFDLNSSLVKSVQSGDVQFAVDQQPYLQGYLAVDSLWLYHSNGNFSGGGSAPVLTGPAFVTKENVSSVAKFAGNGTR
- a CDS encoding GTP-binding protein, which encodes MAGSDPAAHGTSAPDAPSAPDAVKILIAGGFGVGKTTMVGAVSEIVPLRTEEPLTSAGLNVDDLDGIEEKRATTVALDFGRITLSPELVLYLFGTPGQQRFWFMWNDLAIGALGAVVLIDVRRPESSFAAIDFFERRGIPFVVGVNGFHGQHPYTPEEIRDALALPERTPVLLCDARERGSCRDVLITLIDELIASSSRN
- a CDS encoding roadblock/LC7 domain-containing protein, whose product is MTRPSTATHSQLDQLLTGLVERVADVNHAVVLSEDGLVVSKSTAFVRDDAERLAATASGLMSLSKGVSMDFRGGPVRQALIEMRDSYLILTAAGPGAHLAVLTNQGADVGVVAYQMNMLVKKIGEHLRAAPRAGVAAAADNGE
- a CDS encoding AraC family transcriptional regulator, whose amino-acid sequence is METRTTAEVDPRERADFWSEHVGSCQSTMGYRYPRTDDFRGATVRQRTERYQLVKFWSDEVAYSRTARQVRQDPDEDYRLLLPLSGEIVLRQDGREARLTPGTGTLVSFGAPFECLQDASTHAFVLTIPAREMDGPLNRKSPLATGLDLSRGLGRVVSSMIGDLHAERDHLTDPHFNAVSDRVVELLCMLTLGDDRPDGTGQLGDVETMVRRYVREHAADPGLTGTSMAHALGWSLRQIQLALQRAGTTPRDLIREERLRLVRERLQCADCEHLTITDLAFASGFSSASGLSTAFRQRYGVSPREMRSGGRRP
- a CDS encoding SpoIIE family protein phosphatase; protein product: MVKIPGDVGRVTTAGDAMVVVDAHGVVTGWSEGAQLLTGYAAAEVTGRPVSDLLDGDPDKAWRALRANGGHGVVAVRREDGRRSELALRAYPLQGEEGKPAGYVITAAPDGRGRDLGELAFKQASVSMSVFDTEQRYLRMNDTACRIMGVQEAEVLHRYFPDTVENAEHSRGFFNHLRQVVETGRPVHYESWTRAPSGLRMHAWNIEMWPLRAPSGQLLGVSLAGYDSTEQYRARQRLALLSKSAAAIGTTLDVIHTARELAQLVVPELADFVSVDLLDSVVEGEEPTGGPVDAYVELRRVAHHSRTAGVQEAAIDLGAADVYPSSSPPVRALVTGHAVLTRTGDPDVDGWLSRHGAQAAKPYQADRRDFSLMAVPLVARGTTLGVAVFVRLLTAESPDPFDQDDVSLAQELASRTAVCVDNARRYAKERTTALALQRSLLPQAMAGQAAVEFASRYLPALSRAGVGGDWFDVIPLSGTRVALVVGDVVGHGIHASVTMGRLRTAVWTLADVDLPPDELLTHLDDLVGHLAADESPTGAEIGATCLYAVYDPVSGHCAVATAGHPPPAVLFPDGTVKIVEVSAGPMLGVGGLPFEATELHLPEGSVLALYTDGLFEARHLDADAGTAVLCSALTVPAANLDDACDNVLQVLLPHHPKDDVALLLARTRTLDSDEVAVWDLPADPAEVATARQYATEQLTRWGLDEVAFVTELVVSELVTNAIRYGGAPIQLRLIRDRTLICEVSDASSTSPHLRRARTFDEGGRGLLLVAQLTDRWGTRTTGTGKTIWAEQALPFE
- a CDS encoding DUF742 domain-containing protein: MSEGDAAGRLVRPFTLTGGRTRPSRADFTLITSVTAVDPPPEGATRPQPEHARILRLCAKTIVVAELAAELDLPVSVVVILLCDLLEAGRITVQAPRLVSRTPDLDLLQKVRDGLGRL
- a CDS encoding response regulator, producing MARPTDQAPAAVTAVTGTGQAPADQPGAPRATDRIRVIVVDDHTVMRAGVVALLSSEPGITIVGEAGNGREAVELVRTLAPDLALIDLRMPVLDGVAATAEIVAGRTSTRVLILTTYDTDVEIERAVEAGAVGYLLKDTTREQLVDAIRSAARGETVLAPKVAERLVARMRRPAPVALTGRELDVLNAVADGLSNADIGKRLVIGEATVKTHLLRVFAKLDVSDRTHAVVVALERGLLVRPGRETP